The segment TTAAGCACTGATAGTTTAGGTGATGCTGGATATCCTGGTGCAGCTGCGTTAGGGGATGCTGTGTGCGGTATGGCGGTTGCGTACATTACGAATAGGGATTTCCTTTTCTGGTTTCGTTCTCATACAGCTAAAGAAATCAAATGGGGAGGCGCTAAGCACCATCCAGAGGACAAAGATGATGGGCAACGGATGCATCCTCGTTCGTCTTTCAAGGCTTTTCTTGAAGTTGTTAAGAGCAGGAGTCAGCCATGGGAAACTGCGGAAATGGATGCGATTCATTCGCTCCAGCTGATTCTAAGGGACTCTTTTAAAGAATCTGAGGCAGCTATGAACTCTAAAAATGCAGATGGTGCGGTTCAGCCTTATAGTATGGGAGGAGAGCGGGGAATTGATGAGTTAGGTGCTGTTGCAAGAGAGATGGTTAGACTCATCGAGACAGCAACTGTGCCTATATTTGCTGTTGACGTTGGAGGATGCATCAATGGATGGAACGCTAAGATTGCAGAATTGACTGGTCTCTCGGTTGGAGAAGCTATGGGGAAGTCTCTGGTTTCTGATCTGATAtacaaagagaatgaagaaaCTGTTGATAAGCTCATTTCTCGTGCGCTCAGAGGTATATTCAATTCTCCAACTATGTTGTATTTGCAATAtggttatttgattattttgttgcATCATGCAGGGGACGAGGATAAAAATGTGGAGATAAAGCTGAAGACTTTCAGCCCTGAACTACAAGGGAAAGCTGTTTTTGTGGTTGTGAATGCGTGTTCGAGCAAGGACTACTCTAACAACATTGTTGGCGTCTGTTTTGTCGGGCAGGATGTTACTGGTCAGAAAGTCGTAATGGACAAGTTCATCAACATACAAGGAGACTACAAAGCCATTGTCCATAGCCCAAACCCGCTGATTCCACCAATCTTTGCGGCAGACGAGAACACGTGTTGCCTGGAGTGGAACACCGCGTTGGAAAAGCTCACTGGTTGGTCTCGCAGTGAAGTGATTGGGAAAATGCTTGTTGGGGAAGTGTTTGGGAGCTATTGCAGGCTAAAGGGTCCGGATGCATTAACCAAGTTCATGATTGTATTGCATAATGCGATCGGTGGCCAAGAAACAGACAAGTTCCCTTTCCCGTTCTTTGACCGTAACGGGAAGTTTGTTCAGGCTCTATTGACTGCAAACAAGCGGGTAAACCTCGAAGGAAAGGTTATTGGGGCTTTTTGTTTCTTGCAGATCCCGAGTCCTGAGCTGCAGCAAGCTTTAGCAGTCCAACGAAGGCAAGACACAGAGTGTTTCACAAAGGCGAAAGAGCTAGCTTACATTTGTCAAGTGGTAAAGAATCCTTTGAGCGGTTTGCGTTTCACAAACTCGTTATTGGAAGCTACAGACTTGAACGAGGATCAGAAACAGCTTCTCGAAACAAGTGTTTCTTGCGAGAAACAAATCTCAAGGATTGTCAGTGACATGGATCTTGAAAGGATTGAAGACGGGTAAGCTTAGTTGaaattctatataaaaatagtgTTTGATTACTTGACAAAATGTGACCAGATTCCAAATATTGTTTTTGTCCATTTGATCAGTTCGTTTGAGCTACAAAGAACAGAGTTCTTACTCGGAAGTGTCATAAACGCGATTGTAAGCCAGGCGATGTTCTTATTAAAGGAGAGAGGTGTTCAGCTAATCCGTGACATTCCCGAAGAGATCAAATCCATACAAGTTTATGGAGACCAGACAAGGATTCAACAACTCCTAGCTGAGTTTCTGCTGAGTATAGTCCGGTATGCACCGTCCCATGAGTGGGTGGAGATCCATCTTAGCCAAGTTCCAAAGCAAATGGCTGACGGATTCTACTCTATCCGCACAGAATTTAGGTATATATTTCATTGTTCCAGCTGTTGTCTCCTCATATCTGTTTTAGTTATTGATTGTTTGGATATAGAATGGTTTGGTTTATGAATCGTTATTTAGGTGGCAGTTTTGGCTTGGTTAGACTGGATTGGTAACTTCTACAGAACCATAGGATTAGAATTTGCAGACCTTTAATGTTTTCAGATTTGCATATGTTGGGTGTTCTCTGTTATGTCTTGATTTTCTGCGATTTCAGAATGGCGTGCCCAGGTGAAGGTCTGCCTCCAGAACTGGTCCGAGACATGTTTCATAGCAGCAGGTGGACGAGCCCTGAAGGGTTAGGTCTAAGCATATGTAGAAAGATCCTAAAGCTCATGAACGGTGAAGTTCAGTACATTCGAGAGTCGGAACGAACCTATTTCCTAATCATTCTCGAGCTCCCCGTTCCTATGAAACGCCCTTTGTCAACCGCTAGCGGAAGCGGCGACATGATGTTGATGATGCCATAGCAGTCGCACTTATAAGCTGGCAGGAGCGAGTTTGTATCCTTGTTGTATGTGTGtgtatgagagagagagagagtctaaCGACACTGGAAGAGGATAGAGAGTTTTTGTTTCCGGTGAGATATAAGTAGAGAAGAGGGTAGAGAGTTTATCTGCAagacttgttttcttttttgtttgcacTGTGTATATTGATTACTCTGAGAGAGAGGCAAACGAATGAAAAGAAGAAAGTGATGTTGGTTGTTGACCAATCCTTCATAATTGTAACTCGCATATTGAAATGTCAGTTACCGTAAGTCTTTACAGACTAATTAGCTAGtatattttgataatagatTAGTGTAAATCTTCACAGCAAGTTATATCATTCACAGAAGGGTTGCATAAGATATTCCAAGAATCACTACTTAGTTATTTATTAGTACAAGTTACTAGAGAGATCAATAATGAAAATGATAGGGGGGATTTGGCAGTTAATGTGGCTACCGTATCCAAAGTAGTTGAGAAGCTCTAGATGTCAAAGAGAGTACGatattcttaaaattaattacatCCTCACCTTCCCACCACAGTCTTCATTTTGAATTTTCTCTGCATGTTAGCTATAAGCTGTATATAATAATGAAGTCGTAAAGTAGAAGAACATGGAACTAAATAAAAGCTGAAAGGTTATCCATGATAGGAATAGGAGATTACTATTAAAAGACGCAACTGGGGTGTCACAATTAATTGCATCGTAGAAAAAAACTGAACATGAGTGATTGGACATGAGCATGTGGAGAAACGCGGTGTAGGAAAGAAAACGTTGAAGAAGGCCTCTCTCGCAACCATATCTCATAAATGCTCTCTCTACTTACTACTAGCCACTAGGAGTATATATAGTGTTCGTAACTCGCAAGTGAGTCATAGCAATTGTATTCTGATCATTAGCAAGATACTAGAACAACATATCAAAGATATGGGGAAAGTATCTTTTGTGTTTTTAGCTTTGATGCTTATAGTGGTGGTGATAGGGGTTGTGGAGTGCAGGAGATTTGAAAAGGAGACGTTAGGAGGCGGTGGCGGTGGACTTGGTGGTGGTTTTGGCGGCGGCAAAGGttttggtggtggtggaggtgcCGGTGCTGGTGGAGGTTTTGGAGGTGGTGTAGGAGGAGGACATGGTGGCGGTTTAGGAGGTGGCATTGGTGGAGGCCACGGTGGAGGTATTGGTGGTGGTGCTGGAGGTGGAGGTGGTGCCGGTGGAGGACTTGGAGGAGGCCATGGTGGTGGTGCCGGAGGAGGTGTTGGCGGAGGACTCGGAGGAGGCCACGGTGGTGGTATTGGTGGTGGTGCTGGAGGAGGTGCTGGTGGTGGTCTAGGAGGCGGTGCTGGTGGAGGACTAGGAGGAGGCCATGGTGGGGGTATTGGCGGTGGTGTTGGAGGAGGACATGGTGGAGGTATCGGCGGTGGTGCAGGTGGAGGAGCCGGAGGAGGATTTGGTGGTGGTGCAGGCGGAGGAGCTGGGGGAGGATTCGGTGGTGGTGCAGGCGGGGGTCACGGTGGTGGTGCAGGCGGAGGATTCGGAGGAGGCGCTGGTGGAGGAGCTGGCGGAGGATTTGGTGGTGGTGCAGGCGGGGGTCACGGTGGTGGTGCAGGTGGAGGATTCGGAGGAGGCGCTGGTGGAGGAGCTGGCGGAGGATTCGGCGGTGGTGCAGGTGGCGGTCACGGTGGTGGTGCAGGAGGGGGTTTTGGTGGAGGATCAGGCGGAGGATTTGGTGGTGGTGCCGGTGGAGGAGCTGGAGGAGGATtcggaggtggtggtggtgccgGTGGTGGATTTGACGGTGGATTTTAAATTTCttagtaattaaaatattcatacaAAATCTAATCTTGGCTTTTAACTAAGCAGGGCTAGTTACTTATGTACCACGTCATACAAGAAGAAAGCATATCATTTATCTTtggtaatttattttgtaagaatAATCATATCATCATTTTCGTTGGATTGTTTATCAATTAATCACTCGGAAGATATAATTTATAACTTAGgttacttatattattaaaatggaACCTCTTACATAATGTGTGCAAAGTGCAAACACACAAAGAGTTTTCCAATCACTCTATAAACATTGTATCAGAACAAAAATTAGAGATATCTATTTCGTATAGTAGTAGTATACCATCAAAGAAAAGATGGGGTTCTTCTTACTTTATGTGCTTTTTTTCCAAGCCACAGCAAAACGCATAACGCTAAAGTCAAACGCGAAACACGCACAGCATAAGGCGCTCTAAGACTTTTGCTGAAGCCAAACAGGAAGCCATGAAGTTCCATCAATAAAATCAATGGACAGGAAAGACTCAACTTCTTGCTTGGTAAGTTCTTTGGCCCAACTAGATCTACGTTGCCTATTAGCACCTGGTCCATGACACTTGTACTCTGCGTGGAATAAGTCCCTGATCAAAGTGTCAAGAGTGTTAATTAGTATTAAACATGAACAACAGTATATAAAATACCACATaggtgaaaaataaatagtaatcaGAGACTAACTTGGTTGAGCCATGGTAGCTCCAGTTGGTCCAACCGTCAGGGACAACGGTCTTGGAAAAGTAAGTCTTGGCAAAGATGACCCGAGAATACGGTCCTTTGGCTCTCCCCAAGTAAACCTCATCGATTCCGTACACTTTGCCTCTTATGAAAACATAACCAGTATTTTCGTCTGCGTGCTCCCTGTTGTGTGCTGTGATTGACCCGTAGGGTTTCACCCTCTTGTCCGATATCACAAATATCTCACAGTTCTATAACAATCATTACAATCAGTGTTATTGGTATAGTCTAAATGTTTGAGAGATTGTGTAAATGGGGAAAAATATACGTCGAAAATGGAAGTTGCACGACCGAAGATGAAGTCAATAGAGCCTTGGATGTAACACTGATGGTAATAATGTCTACCTTTGTTATCAAACAAAGTATTGTGCAAGCTGAAGAACGCACAATGGTAAAACGCTACTTTATCGGCAGCTACAAACGCTGCCACGGATTGGTTATCAGACGTGAACGCCATTCCGACAGGTGCATCATTCTGCATATTCATCACAGATTGCCATTAACGTgattaaacaaaaatctaaatctaCAATTGTGTTAGACATACCCTGATGGTGATACCAAAAGCAACGAAGTGATTAGCTTCAACTTTGAAAGTGGCTGAAGCAACATTATCGACCGAACTTTGCGATGATTCGATGACCGTTTTTCCTCTTCCGTTACCTCTCATAAATATGAACGGTTTGTTCTCCGGAATGTgcactctctctctttttcccCAAACAAGTAAAATaacatcaaatttcataatGACAATAATAATGCTGCATTAGTGATCTTTCAAGATTACTATAACTTGGTGTTACATATATGCTAATATGCTTGTTATACAACATGTTTTGTGcataatattaaataatctaAATTAAAGGTTAAACCTCGTAAAGGTATACGTACTTGTAGATTCCTTTACGAACATGGACGATAATCCAATTAGAGTTACCAACGGGGACAGCATCAATGGCTTTTTGAACCGAAGTGTAGTCTCCTTTGCCGTCGATATCGACAATTATCGATCTGTTTGTTGCGATTTTTTCAGTCAGAAGCGGTGCGTCGAACTTTGTCTTTTGCATTGCGGATGCGTCCGAACCCCATGCGGACACTAAAATCAGGGTTAGGACAAGTATCATTCTTGTTCTACAATCcatattttttgggtttttactctcttttttttctttttgaaatgaGGTTGCGAGAAAGATATTATATTGGTGAAGGAAGAGGTTAAATTTAAGagaatagattttttaaatttagggtGTTTCGTTgcgtttgttttgtttttgggaGGTAGAGATGGGTTTTTTTCTTAggcattttttttatttttaggtttAGACATTTATTCTTGATTAATGGGCGAAAAATACTTTGAGCGATGTTTCTATCTTTGgtaacaaatcaaaataatgaTTGTTATGTAATGGCACCACACGCCACAAGGTGTAAAATAAACATGCCTTGTccactaaaattattaaaacctaATTATCCTTTCGAATAAATactacagtataacctctttaaattaatattcgataaattaatatacactaaaatctctataaattaatataattttataattccaaattgagtttttggttcaatttgtatatagataaattaataatctctataaattaattaaaatatagttttggtgtagtcccaacattaatttatagaggtttcaatGTAGGTAGTAATTTTCGCCGTACGCATAAAATAACttattagattatttattttaaattgtaataggaGATATATCGTATATTTTTTCAAGGGATGAACATTTAAATATCTGTTCGGATTTAGTTGATATATTgaaattttggattttgatttttagagttaaaaatttacatatgattaggatatttacaatttttggtttgaatgtggtttggatttggttcgaAGCATTGCATGTTCAATTCAGATTCGAGTTTGAatactttttttaattatgtaattttaaaaacaaaatccaaatatacttaatcctcaaaatccaaaaataaaaaacataaaaagataatataagactaaatacttaaatttacataaaatagtttaatttaaatatttaaatagagaaagtaatatattttcaatgttttgaacatattttattattttaggtattttcatattaattaatatctaatagatataaaatttaaaaaaaactaatatatttaagtatataattgtgttttagatattttcggtatccaaaatattttagtttggatTGGATTCAGATCTGGTTATCCGGATACTAAACTTTAGATCAATTTGagtattatatatgttttgatttgtgtttAGTATAACTTTCAAATCAAGTTCGATTCGGTTCTTCGGATCCAAATATTTTATCCAAACTTATTTTCTTCTactaatataaagaaaaataaatgtaaaactaaTATGTTGGACTTATTTTACATTCATAATTATTGGAACACACTTTAAGAATACCAATAAAATGGTTGGGCGTGGTATCAATAGTGTTGGGCAAGATGTAGTCTATAATCAATAACGtgtactttaaaaaaaatatttggcaaatataattaaaacacaaTATAATCGAGTGAATGTGTTAGAGTTGCCTCAGAAATATTCAATCGATTTcgcgaaattttttttttaaagcttttCTGATTTCTGATTTTTCTACAATCTGATTATGTTTTTAATTCTTGGTTTGATATAAAAATTCTGTAAAGAAAATAATACTTTGCTAAACTAAGATCTAACTTTGTGTGGTGTTTTTCACctaaattttcttaattcataatcagtcataattattaattttttttgtatgcaTAAACCTCAACCATGGCCAAGTTCGGCAAAATAcggaattttcaatttttaaaaacattctcattctaacattttagttgatgtgaatcttaatgattttgtagtttatttatttcaacaatgATATTATTTAGTAATTGTCTGGAGAGAAATTGAATTCactaatacaaaaattaataatacaaaaactaaaaagagttaattaaaaaaattagtgtatGAACACATTAAATTATCTGTGATAGAATTAAAATGTGAGACTgacatgtaaatattttttgttaatgtaTGTGAACACATTTTGTAattgcttctcctttaatacaTAAGAGATTTCCATTAAAACTCCAAAAGAATGGGCAAATTGCACATAGTTGATTACAGATCAAATTGGCTAATCATCCTCTTGTTTGCTTGAGAAACTCTCGACTATTTTTCATTGCTATCGACTATAAACTCTTGACTACCATAAAAATAGTCTATACATTGCTATTGactatttttcattatttcctGTACTtgttattcatattatattttaccaTACCGTTCGTATTATATAGCCATATCGTTTATAGTCTAGGATACGTCCTCTTTCACATAACGATGTCTTCGTCATGAATTGATATTCGatattatgaatatatacataaaatataactcGAAACTGAATTCACGCTTCCCCACGgatatttgattatatttatattcaaagTAAACTTATAAacttttggttttataaaataatcttatgtatatttttatatttttttaattttcatctagaatataatatataatttcatgttgataattatctttttatttgtaaataatattatattaaaaatttataacttgaTACAACTTGATGTAACTctactattcatatattaaaatgtttttgttaatttaatttttttaatgaaacaacatactaaattttaaaaaaaatctgcattagttttctatgaattattattaattttatgatattttgtttttctgaaaattgaactctcaaaaaatttatatttgactaaactaattAGATAAagctatatttaaaattattttatataatatactatatatatcagtttgttttttattttcaccacaaaaaataacaattattataattaattaatttaaattgattttaaatgcagaggcataatctgtaaataaaagtaatacaaaaatacttaatttattataaatgcaatggctaaatgtgtaaataaaattaagtaatTAATCAGCTatcaatattttcaaacaattttatttatctttatatCCACTTTTCTAAACAATATcaaaaatactttaattttaataatataaataatgcTTAGCTTTATATGGGTTGTCAAGTTCTGATACATCCATAATGTATCAGTCTTGCCGTGTGTTTTAGCACTCGATCCTGAATAAAAGCTCTTAGCTTCTAACTTCATTCATTCAAAAGGTTGATCATAATTCATATACGAGAGTCACTAGTTGTCTGATTTAGATCACGCTTTTGCAGAGCCGGTCCTAGAAAGTGGTGGGCTggaagcaaaaacaaaaaaattggcctattattacaaataaaaaataaaaatcaaatgttGTAGGAAGAGGTATTCGAACCCCTTACCTTTGGTATTCAAAGGTTATGCAGTAACCATTTAAGCTAATGAAACTTTGGAAATATGTGGCcgatttaatatttattatttagcgGCCGGAAGCAGGTGCTTGGTCAGCTTCTACTAAAGGCCGGCTATGCGCTTTTGGCTTCTTCTTACTTTGTGACAAAGTGTTGGAGAGAACAATAAATTTCGGGAGCttacaatttaaaatcaattagcAACAACTAGATTTAATTcgaatctcttatatattatttaaaagagaaaaaaattaagatagcacaaaaccaatattttatcacaaaatagcattacaaagaggaaaatgaccaaaataaattttattgaaagataaatatgcatttataactttTGGCTTAATTAATTTACGAAttaaggtttagagttaatGGGTTGAATTTTAGAAAtatgttcaaatatttaaaaacaaaatataaatattaaaattttcaaaacaaaaatatattattttgatcattttattttttgaatgttattttgtgacaaaaacttaaaaagtattGTTCGAGAGAATTACCTACATAAAATGTCGTATGTTTTAGGTGTGTGAGTTTTTCTCCATAACAAACTTACCATACTGGTTTCTTATAGTATACAAACCGGGGATTGACCATATTTCCCATTAAAATAATTTGAGTTAGAGATAATATAGATTTGTTTTAGTAGGAAAGATACGTAATACTAATATACTAATTGTTTATTTgcaaatatttatgttaatccATTAAGATGTGATTGggagaaaaaaaacatgag is part of the Raphanus sativus cultivar WK10039 chromosome 5, ASM80110v3, whole genome shotgun sequence genome and harbors:
- the LOC108861947 gene encoding phytochrome B — translated: MVSGSGGSGRGRGGGEASSSGQRKEQAQSSGTKSLRPQQQNQQRPPQKTESVSKAIQQYTVDARLHAVFEQSGESGKSFDYSQSLKTTTYGSSVPEQQITAYLSRIQRGGYIQPFGCMIAVDESNFTIIGHSENAREMLGLTPQSVPSLERPEILAMGTDVRSLFTSSSSVLLERAFVAREITLLNPVWIHSKYTGKPFYAILHRIDVGVVIDLEPARTEDPALSIAGAVQSQKLAVRAISQLQSLPGGDIKLLCDTVVESVRDLTGYDRVMVYKFHEDEHGEVVAESRREDLEPYIGLHYPATDIPQASRFLFKQNRVRMIVDCHATPVLVVQDDRLTQSMCLVGSTLRAPHGCHSQYMANMGSIASLAMAVIINGNEEDGSSVVAGGRSSMRLWGLVVCHHTSSRCIPFPLRYACEFLMQAFGLQLNMELQLALQMSEKRVLRTQTLLCDMLLRDSPAGIVTQSPSIMDLVKCDGAAFLYHGGYYPLGVAPTEAQIKDVVEWLLANHADSTGLSTDSLGDAGYPGAAALGDAVCGMAVAYITNRDFLFWFRSHTAKEIKWGGAKHHPEDKDDGQRMHPRSSFKAFLEVVKSRSQPWETAEMDAIHSLQLILRDSFKESEAAMNSKNADGAVQPYSMGGERGIDELGAVAREMVRLIETATVPIFAVDVGGCINGWNAKIAELTGLSVGEAMGKSLVSDLIYKENEETVDKLISRALRGDEDKNVEIKLKTFSPELQGKAVFVVVNACSSKDYSNNIVGVCFVGQDVTGQKVVMDKFINIQGDYKAIVHSPNPLIPPIFAADENTCCLEWNTALEKLTGWSRSEVIGKMLVGEVFGSYCRLKGPDALTKFMIVLHNAIGGQETDKFPFPFFDRNGKFVQALLTANKRVNLEGKVIGAFCFLQIPSPELQQALAVQRRQDTECFTKAKELAYICQVVKNPLSGLRFTNSLLEATDLNEDQKQLLETSVSCEKQISRIVSDMDLERIEDGSFELQRTEFLLGSVINAIVSQAMFLLKERGVQLIRDIPEEIKSIQVYGDQTRIQQLLAEFLLSIVRYAPSHEWVEIHLSQVPKQMADGFYSIRTEFRMACPGEGLPPELVRDMFHSSRWTSPEGLGLSICRKILKLMNGEVQYIRESERTYFLIILELPVPMKRPLSTASGSGDMMLMMP
- the LOC108859048 gene encoding probable pectinesterase 67, with the translated sequence MDCRTRMILVLTLILVSAWGSDASAMQKTKFDAPLLTEKIATNRSIIVDIDGKGDYTSVQKAIDAVPVGNSNWIIVHVRKGIYKERVHIPENKPFIFMRGNGRGKTVIESSQSSVDNVASATFKVEANHFVAFGITIRNDAPVGMAFTSDNQSVAAFVAADKVAFYHCAFFSLHNTLFDNKGRHYYHQCYIQGSIDFIFGRATSIFDNCEIFVISDKRVKPYGSITAHNREHADENTGYVFIRGKVYGIDEVYLGRAKGPYSRVIFAKTYFSKTVVPDGWTNWSYHGSTKDLFHAEYKCHGPGANRQRRSSWAKELTKQEVESFLSIDFIDGTSWLPVWLQQKS
- the LOC108859047 gene encoding glycine-rich cell wall structural protein; translated protein: MGKVSFVFLALMLIVVVIGVVECRRFEKETLGGGGGGLGGGFGGGKGFGGGGGAGAGGGFGGGVGGGHGGGLGGGIGGGHGGGIGGGAGGGGGAGGGLGGGHGGGAGGGVGGGLGGGHGGGIGGGAGGGAGGGLGGGAGGGLGGGHGGGIGGGVGGGHGGGIGGGAGGGAGGGFGGGAGGGAGGGFGGGAGGGHGGGAGGGFGGGAGGGAGGGFGGGAGGGHGGGAGGGFGGGAGGGAGGGFGGGAGGGHGGGAGGGFGGGSGGGFGGGAGGGAGGGFGGGGGAGGGFDGGF